The following nucleotide sequence is from Gracilimonas sp..
GTTTAGCTACCCCACCGTAGGTCTTCGCCATTACCGTGGTGATCGCCGCCGTCAAAGTCGTCTTGCCGTGGTCTACGTGTCCTATCGTTCCCACGTTCACATGGGGCTTGTTCCGTTGAAAGGTCTCTTTTGCCATGATTAAGCTGTTTTGTTAAGTATTATTTTAAAATTCACATCAATAAAATTTCGACCTGAGCCGATAGTCGGATTTGAACCGACGACCCCTTCCTTACCATGGAAGTGCTCTACCCCTGAGCTATATCGGCGTCGTTGAGCGAGCGACCGGAATCGAACCGGCAACATTCACCTTGGAAGGGTGACGCTCTACCAATTGAGCTACGCTCGCTTACGCGTGGGGAGAGTAGGATTCGAACCTACGAAGTCTCACGACAACAGATTTACAGTCTGCCCCAGTTGGCCGCTTTGGTATCTCCCCAGATAAAATCAATAAATTAAAGATCGCTGAGCCAGTGACCGGATTCGAACCGATGACCGACGGTTTACAAAACCGTTGCTCTACCAACTGAGCTACACTGGCTTTTCGCGAAAGACTTCAAAATTAAGTATGATAGCTTTGATTGTCAATAATGTTTTGTGAAAAAATTTCACTCTTTTTCATCTTTTACGACTTGTCTCTTTCTGCGATAGGAAAAGTAGGCCTTAAGCCCTATAAACAGTGCTATCAATGCTAAAATGACCTTTCCATAGTTGGACAGATACTCCCCGATAATTTGCCAGTTATCACGAATGACCCAGCCCATCGCCAATAGCAGGGTATTCCATAAAACCGAACTGACCAATGAACTCAGAATTGTGGGTGTAATTTTGAGGTGAGACATGCCAGCTGTGAGCGAGATCACCGACCGGGTTCCCGCCAAAAAACGATTCGCTATCACCACGCCTTGCCCCCATCTTTCCATCCACTTTTTGCCTTTTGCAAAATATTTATAGTCTATAAAGCGAAGCAAAAAATGGCTGTCACGATTTTCTTCAATTTGAGCTCCCCACCGATGACCAAGCCAATACATTGTCATAAAGCCAGCCACAGAAGAAATAACCGTAAGGCTCCATACCGGAAATAATTCAATGAGTCCTTCGGCAGCTAAATATCCACCAAAAGCCACAATTACATCTCCCGGCATTGGCGGGATTAGATTTTCGATATAGGCTATTCCAAAAAATATCAGGTAAACACCAATAGGTGGCACCACGCTAATCCAGTCAACAATACTTTGTACAATTTGATCAGCCATCATCCTGCTCTTTGCATAAGAACTACAGCATGGGCTATGATTCCCTCTTCCCGGCCCGCAAACCCCATTTTTTCTGAGGTGGTCGCTTTAACAGATATATCTTCAATAGCACATCCCAGGTCTTCTGCTATGGTTTTGCGGATATCATCTATATGTGGGCGCAATTTTGGCCTTTCTGCTACAAC
It contains:
- a CDS encoding DedA family protein, with amino-acid sequence MADQIVQSIVDWISVVPPIGVYLIFFGIAYIENLIPPMPGDVIVAFGGYLAAEGLIELFPVWSLTVISSVAGFMTMYWLGHRWGAQIEENRDSHFLLRFIDYKYFAKGKKWMERWGQGVVIANRFLAGTRSVISLTAGMSHLKITPTILSSLVSSVLWNTLLLAMGWVIRDNWQIIGEYLSNYGKVILALIALFIGLKAYFSYRRKRQVVKDEKE
- a CDS encoding GTP-binding protein, producing the protein MAKETFQRNKPHVNVGTIGHVDHGKTTLTAAITTVMAKTYGGVAK